Sequence from the Chiloscyllium plagiosum isolate BGI_BamShark_2017 chromosome 34, ASM401019v2, whole genome shotgun sequence genome:
AAATGGTAGAACTGTTGGATGCAGTGAAGGCATCCTTTGGGTGAAATATTATGTGGGATAgcatgaagttattcactttgatattaagAATAGAAagcaaaatcatttttaaaatcttgaaactTCTAAATGTTAATAGAGATTTGGATGTATGTGCACAAAGATTGCAGTAAGTTTGAATGCATGTACACCAAgtaatgaagaaggcaattggCATATTGATTGAAATCAACATTGCAAAGGAAAGTAAAAGAATTAGGAATTTTTTTCTACAATTACATAACGGTTTGGTTAACAACTCTTAAGTACTCTGAGAAGTCTTAGTCTCAATATCACAGGCAAGAAATATTTGCAGTGGATGACGCACAACAAAGGTTTACTAGATTTCTTTCTTGGGAACGAGGTCATCCTATGCCGAAAGGCTGAGTGAATTGGCCTTAGCTCTCTGGAATTcatagaatgagaggtgatctattTGAAATACACAAGATTGTGAAGGGGCTTCACAGGATAGACAATGAGAAGTTCTTTCCACTGGCTgggaaatctagaatattggAGTACAGTCTCAATATAAAGGGTCcattatttaggactgagatgagaataaatttcTTTTCTTGGATGGTTGTGAATCTTCAGACAGTTGTGGGTGCTCCaacactgaatgtatttaaggtTTGGAGACACAAGGATTTAGGTATTTTGTGGGATCAAGAGATATGGTGAGATGGAAGGAAATGGAATTAcaacagatcagctgtgattgttttgaatggtagagtaggcttgagggtctgtatggtctaattctgctcctttatcttatatTTTTATGTTGTCTGAGTTCTGGCATCTGCAGTGCTGTCCAGTCTGTTTCTTTAGCTCTCTTCTTTCCAAGGCTGAATATTTCCACTACAGTCATTCCCATCCTTGTCTTCAGCCCAacgtcacagagatgtacagcatggaaacagacccttcagttcaaatcATCCAtgcgacaagatatcccaacctaatctagtaccacttgccagcacctggcccatatccctccaaacccttcctattcatctattcaccctggtgccttttaaatattgcaattgtaccagctccaccacttcctctagcagctcatttcatacaagcaccattctctgtgtgaaaaggttgccccttaggtcccttttatatctttcccctatcaccctaaacctatgccctctagttctggactcccccagaaaaaagaccttgcctatttaccctatccatgcccctcatgattttataaacctctatagggtcaccctcAGACTCCgaaggtccagggaaaacagccccagcctgttcaacctctccctatagctcaaatcctccaacacaggcaacatccctgtaaatcttttctgaaccctttcaagtttcacaacatccttgagaccagaattgtatgcaatattccaacagtggcctaaccaacgtcctgaacagccacaacatgacctcccaactcctatacgcaatactctgtccaataaaggaaagcataccaaacatcttcttcacgatcctatctacctgtggctactttcaaggagctatgaacctgcattccaaggtctctttgttcagcaacactccctaggaccttaccattaagtgtataagtcctgctaagatactGAGATAAGTTTTACTGTATTTTCAAATTCAGGTCTGCTTTATCATTTCCTCATCACAACAATTTACACCAAAGGAGAAAATGGTGCTGATTGTTTGCAAGTCAATAATTGGCCAAGGCTTACCATAGAGAAAGTGGTGGGAAACTATAGGCTCCCATGTACCTTGATAACTCAAAAGAATGCATATACAAAGGCCATATGGTTTCAACAATTGCTTAAATTCAAACAGTACATTCCTTTGGTTGTTGGTAATAGGCAAAGTACAGACAGTATGTAGACAGCCCTTGCCTGCAAAGCCTAACAGGAAAACATGCAATGTTTGATATATCTGATTCTGTAATTGGACAACACTTTGTGAACAACTCCAAATATGTTAGTACTTGCATTTGTAACCAGTCAAGCTTGTAATGTGCCTCACTTACTTCATTTATTCATGGGTGTCACTAACTAGGCCAAAATTTGCTGCTTATCCTCAATTGTCCTTGAGAAcacggtggtgagctgccttcttgaaccgctggagTAATTGGACATGAACATATACCCACAGTCCGCATGAAGGTAATGGGAGAGGTTTaggattttgacagtgaaggaatggtcatATAGTTGCAATCCAGGATGGTTTGAGATCTAgatgggaacttgaaggtggtagtgttcctgtAGGGTTGCTATTTGAACATCACTGATCATAGCACTGAGATATATTTTAGTAAAACCAAAAATTACATTCTTCATGCCTATGGCtatagtaattttttttaaaatcttttccaacCTGTCTGTGACATACCTTGACATCATTAATCACTCTCTGGGTCCTCTCCCATCTATCTGGCTCCATTCTTAGCTATCCAGTTGAAGCAAATCACCTGTAACTGTATTACTTCTAATCCCATAGTGTGACCTTTGGAGTCACCAGTAATTTTTCTTTGACCCCTTCCCCTACTcttaattttccaacattatctTAAACTGTAGAGTTCCATTTGTACACGAATGGCATCTGACACTCATTATTTCTCAGGTTCCCTTGAATATTTGATTTCTCACTGCTTACCTGACCTGCAGTATTGGATGAATAGAAATTaaacattgggaagactgaagaCCAAAGACCTTTGTCTTTTGCTTCCAATACAAACTTTACATCTTAGCCACAGACTCCATACCACGGACTCCCTGACCACTGCCTCTGGTTGAGCCAGACTGCTCTGCAACCTTAGCAGCCTATTGGACTGGATCTACCACATATCGCCTTCATCACCAAAAATGCCTACTTctatccactttacatctgcgAGGGGAAGGTGATAGTACTGTGGCAATGTAATTAGATTAATAATCCCTCTGGACTAAGTTAATTTGCCAGGGGCATAGGTTCAAAACCCAGCCAGCAATTAATTAAACTCTAATTAATGACATTTAAATTCAAAGAATAGACTGGAATTAAAAATTGATCCCagtaatgctgaccatgaatcaGGTTGACCCTTAACCATTCTCTAAATTGCTGTAACAAGGTTATCTATTCAACAGCAATTAGGGAATGGTTACAAAATGCTGACTTTACCTGTGATGCATATACTCCAATATAAAAAACAGTTTAATATCATCTGCTCCAACTCACATCCATGCTCCTTACCTCTACATTTGGCCATTTGAATGCTATTGTAGCTGCTCTTCCTCCTTTCACCTTCAGCAAATCTGAAGCATTCCAAAATTCTGCTGCCACTACCCTAAGCTGTACCAAATCCCTCTACATCACCCATTGTTGGGCaatgcttcaattttaaaattctcacctggTTTTCAAATGATTCAATGGTCTTATCCCTcttcatctctgtaacatcatTCAGCTGCTCAGCCCGCTCAAGATTttgtttttagaaattaatttacagGACGAGGGGATCACTGGTAAGCcttaatttattgcccatctctaattacaaCTTGACAAATCatgggtgagctgtcttcttgaactactgcaattcATATGGTGTAGGTTCACTGATAATTCTGTTTGGaattgaattccaggattttgagccagtgacagtaaaggaaagtCAGTTTAGTTCTTAATCATGATGACTCCTTCTCTTGTGAGGCAACTTAAAGTGGTTATGTACCCATATTATCTGCTGTCTTTGCCTTTCAATGTAATGAGGAGTgtgaatttggaaggtactgtctaaggtgAGTTGTAGCAATgcaccttgcagatggtacacaataGTGCTAcaatggtggtggaaggaggaAATGTTGAAGGTTATGGGTGGGGTGGTAATCAAGCAGGCAGCTACGCCCTAGACAGTATCatgcattccatcacattccagaATTATACCTTACAGATGATGGGCAATATTGAGGAGTTAGGTGAATTACTCAGCACAGAACTCTTAGCCTCTGAATTGTTATTTTAACTACAGTATTCATATTGCcagtcaagttcagtttctggccaatgctAACTCCCAGAATTAATGGTGGGGGGATTCATTGAATATAATGCTGGCAaacatcaaggggcaatggttggattctctctttttgAAAATGGTCATTGCCAGGCATTGAGTGGCACAAATGTCAcgtgccagcccaagcctggatattgtcaaagTCTtactgtatttgaacatggactgtttccgTATCTGAGGCGTCACAAAAGGagctgaacattgagcaatcattcccacttctgaccttatgatggagaggtcactgttgaagcagctgatgattgggcctaggacattaccctgaggaatgcCTGCAGTGAAATCCTGGGcctgagatgattgatcttcaACTACCACAAGCATCTTCCTTCTCTGCACTCCTTTAATCCTACCCTCATGTGCAGCCCCAAGCTGCCGTGCCTTCAGCTGTTGCAAGCCTAAGCCATGGAATACTGTCCATAaacctttctctccctctttaagACATTCCTAAAACTTATTTCAGCTGAGCTTTTGGCTACCTTTCCTAATTTCTCCTCATGGTGGGGGTGTGGAATATATAAAATTTTGATTGCAAGTATTCATGTCAAGCACCTTGCGACATTTTGATGCTTTGAAAGCATTAACTATATGTAGGTCATTGTGGATATGATGAAAACCTCATTTAAGATCTAACTCCTCAATGTTTAAACTTATTAGTGACACTTGAGCTTTCTCTCACAGTTGACCAGATTTCCTCCTCACACAAAGGCAATATAAATAATTAGACTATGGTCTAAAAGAAGGCTTCACACAGCTATTCTTCAAAACATTTTGTTTCGCTTTATATAGAACACAGCTGTTGTTTCCAGTGTCATTCAGATTTTCCATGGTATCGTTTCACAAATATCTTTGGTGCCTGCCAGCCTTCTGGTGGTTTCTTCAGTCCAGCCTTCTTCCAGATTCGCTTCAAATCCCTCTCAAACTTTATCTGTGAAACACATGGTAATAAAATTAGGTCCCAAACTCCAGAATAGAGAAGTGTAATTTAGTCACTGTTACTTGCTCCCCAGGAGGTTGAAAGGGACAAGAAATATGTAAGGTTACTTttaatcttcatttttaaaatttcaccgtATACAGAGGatcctcgattatctgaaggccACAGacgaggagtattttgttcggttaatcaaatgctggataacatagctTAGCCATGCATCAGGACCGcgcaatcttgttcggataatcgaatccCAGATACTCGAGGTACCTCTGGAGATGGACACAATACATGTATGCTTTACTTAGACTTattttccaaagatatgcaataCACCCTGATACTTACAGGGAAAATACAACATATGGCTTGATACTGAGCCATGCAGTTAAGGACAAGAATGTTTGAAATTCAAGTGGAAATATGGACTAAATTAGCTGACCTTGGGCAGGAAAAATAGCTAGCTTTCAGAAAGGGAGGCACAGGATGAGGAAGATCACTTATTGTCCATATTGGTGATTGCTATCTTGTGGCTCATTGTTCtaagtgtatgtgtgtataaCAGATGAGCACAAGATTGAGTGAAGCTATGGTGTCTTCCTCATCTCATTCACAAACCTTCAAATAGCCATTCACATTCTCAGTTGTATGACATATGAAGAAAAGCCAACTATCTAAAATGCtggagataatggctgatcttggAACTGAGAGAAGATCAGTCAGGATTTTACTGAGGTCACAGGTTTTACTGGTTAAATCTAATTCTGCTCTTACTCCTTTTCACATCTGTTGGCATGAGGTAAGAGGAAAATGTAAAGGAGCTGGAACTTACTCGTAAATTCGTGTTAATATTTATCAAGAGACTTCACATGTTACAGTAAATATATACAGCTCAACACTTGATTCAGTAGTTGAGTGGTGTAGTAATATCCTTTAGTTCATTATTGGCATGACTAGtcaggcaagagaggaaatagcggaggccctgacagatatctttgtgacatccttaaatacaggtgaggtgctggaggactggagggttgctcatgttgtcccctgtacaagggtagtagggatattccgggtaactacagaccagggAGCCtcacgtcagtggtgggaaagttgctggagaaggtattgagggataggatctatttatagtTAGAAAAGAATgcgcttatcagtgataggcaacatggttttgtgcgggggagatcgtgccttaccaacttaatagagttcttcgaggaagtgaccaagttgatagatgaaggaagggctgttgatgtcatatacatggactttagtaaggcgtttgataaggttccccatggtagactaatggagaaagtgaagtcacatggtgtgcagtgtgttctagctaggtggataaagaactggttgagacaGGGAGTAGTAgttaaagggagtttctcaaaatggagaaattatacaatgaacggaagagccttgggaaaagttgatggtcagagagatctgggagtgcaggtccattgtaccctgaaggttgctgcacaggtggatagggtggtcaagaaggcatataggatgcttgcctccattggacaaggtattgagtataagagctggcaagtcaagttaaaattgtacaagacattggttcggacgcatttagaatactgtgtgtcaccacattaccaaaaggatgtggacgctttggagagggtgcagagaaggtttatgaggatgttgcctggtatggaaggtgctagctatgaagagaggttgagtaggttaggtttattttcattaggaaaaaggagattgagtggggacttgattgaggtttacaagatcatgaatggtatagacagggtggataaagacaagctttttcccagggtgaaggattcaataacgagaggtcactcttttaaggtgagaggtggaaagtgtaagggggatacacacggcaagtacttcacacagtgggtggtgggcgtttggaacgcgttgccagcagaggtggtagaggcaggcacggtagattcatttaagatgcgtctggacagatgcatgaccaggtggggagcagagggatacagatgcttaggaattgggcgacaggtttagacagtagatttggattggctcaggcttggagggccaaagggcctgttcctgggctgtaaattttctttgttcttctttgttctataCAAAATGTGGAACCATCACTCACGAATGATATTCAAAATGTTTGCTTAAAAGTGTCATTTAAACAAAATTTGCCTGGGATGCTTATAAACAAAGTTCAGATATGCAAAACCATCATGACATTAACTTACTTGCCGTCTTCGTCTACGGTTTTCTTTGATTCGTCTGCGTAAAAACTTGGTACGTTTTAATAACTTTTTGTACTTGTGCCTATTCATTTTTCTCCTGCGAATTTTCAGTACATTTTTACACTGGATTTCATCTTTATTGCAGTTCATCACTTCTCCATTCTCACCAAACGGTAAAGGTTCCTCAGCTGAAGGACAGTCATACTGCGGAGAAGAATGTTGGACACTTATCCCAATACTTTGCTCATCGTTTTGATCCAACCCCGGTACATGGTATTTAATTGTTAGCCAACCTTCTAATGGACTAATGGACAATTTCCGTGGAGTCAGAAACTCCTCCAGCTCATTATCTAGTGTGCACCAACGTTGTGGTTTCAGCTTAGTTTGATGAGGCTGTGTG
This genomic interval carries:
- the aurkaip1 gene encoding aurora kinase A-interacting protein codes for the protein MFLSRFALQLVKAPRLPVDLPVLGSAIQHCKALSRNCYTQPHQTKLKPQRWCTLDNELEEFLTPRKLSISPLEGWLTIKYHVPGLDQNDEQSIGISVQHSSPQYDCPSAEEPLPFGENGEVMNCNKDEIQCKNVLKIRRRKMNRHKYKKLLKRTKFLRRRIKENRRRRRQIKFERDLKRIWKKAGLKKPPEGWQAPKIFVKRYHGKSE